A single window of Novipirellula aureliae DNA harbors:
- a CDS encoding HlyD family secretion protein, which produces MAKFFKRLFMILLLAGSLVGGYYAWDRWGRVEPLPDGLVQANGRIEGDHVTVASKFAGKIKELLVREGDSVEEGQVLARLECEQVKAKLRQAEQAIEAARAQYRAAQSSLDLLKREVPLMIDTAAASLEHAKAVVAKAKAAEQQAARDASRFESLASRGTIEKRKGEEAQLAWTVAKNDVRVAETALTRAEKQLAEANLGERRIHAKTQEIEALAAQLAGAEAVRDEAKSVLDDLTITAPASGVITTRVVDAGEVVAAGSPLFDLVNLDRLYLKVYVPEIEIGHVRLQLPARIHTDAFPEKPFSATVRYLSSRAEFTPKEVQTTDERVKLVYAVKLYLDENPDHRLTPGLPADAVIRWKESTPWAKPQW; this is translated from the coding sequence ATGGCGAAATTCTTCAAACGTCTGTTCATGATCCTACTGCTCGCCGGCTCCTTGGTGGGTGGGTACTACGCTTGGGATCGCTGGGGTCGTGTAGAGCCGTTGCCTGATGGGCTGGTTCAAGCCAATGGGCGGATCGAGGGCGACCACGTCACGGTCGCAAGTAAGTTCGCTGGCAAGATCAAGGAGTTGCTCGTTCGCGAAGGCGACAGTGTCGAGGAGGGACAGGTCTTGGCGCGACTGGAATGCGAGCAGGTGAAAGCAAAGCTGCGTCAAGCGGAGCAGGCGATCGAAGCGGCAAGGGCCCAGTACCGCGCTGCCCAATCCAGTCTCGACCTGCTCAAGCGAGAAGTTCCACTAATGATTGACACGGCGGCGGCATCATTGGAGCATGCGAAGGCGGTTGTTGCGAAGGCGAAAGCCGCGGAACAGCAAGCTGCCCGCGATGCATCGCGATTCGAAAGCCTTGCTTCGCGTGGAACGATCGAGAAACGCAAGGGGGAAGAAGCTCAACTCGCCTGGACCGTCGCTAAGAATGATGTTCGCGTGGCAGAGACAGCGTTGACCCGGGCGGAAAAACAACTTGCCGAAGCGAATTTGGGCGAACGCCGCATTCACGCCAAAACCCAGGAAATCGAGGCATTGGCCGCCCAACTGGCAGGCGCGGAAGCCGTTCGGGACGAGGCCAAAAGTGTCCTCGATGACTTGACCATCACCGCACCGGCCAGCGGCGTCATCACGACTCGCGTCGTCGACGCTGGTGAAGTCGTCGCCGCGGGTTCGCCATTATTTGATCTCGTCAATCTCGACCGACTGTATTTGAAGGTCTACGTACCAGAAATCGAAATCGGCCATGTTCGGCTCCAATTGCCTGCGCGTATCCACACGGATGCGTTTCCGGAGAAACCGTTCTCTGCCACGGTTCGCTATTTGTCGTCTCGCGCCGAATTCACCCCCAAGGAAGTGCAAACGACCGATGAGCGTGTCAAGCTTGTCTACGCTGTCAAGTTGTATTTGGACGAGAACCCCGATCATCGGCTGACGCCTGGTTTGCCCGCTGATGCGGTGATTCGCTGGAAGGAGAGCACACCATGGGCGAAACCGCAATGGTAG
- a CDS encoding TolC family protein, with protein sequence MSRAFRLHSRYQIATALLLVNAIGCAGSGTIGNGRVHESVASGIVPAVPASDDPLSLVKLASFADDATDSEEEMELKDAASVVTEQEADDSDLIPVVIATTESFSSSGESLEDAWAMAVAVDQKLQSKANVTGAAVYAHEAAKSARNPSLRTFNSYTALDREPGIGVNIPGLTSLGFGSLPIGEKDFFSSATFASVPLYTSGRIRSTINATCANVQASRFDQRSEMHDLKMEVAEAYVNVLKAEKLVEVARMSVSTLEKHLVDVKDLFEQGVAANSDVLTVEANLSDARDTYLRATNAVDLASAAYNRLVGRPLDQPVALAELSSTLPVGSQTSSSGTSMHAGPDELVALATAQRSELQSVAHKSNALRHQAKKELAALGPQVGAAGGFSFLENENLTHEGFWSASLLAEWTVFDGGVAKNKAASLRQQASALARLKRDLESRIALQVRQAWLNLQNATERINVAETSVEQAKENLRVALDRYRKEVGTNTEVLDAQTLLAQSRSTYYSATYDAVLARVMLDRATGSL encoded by the coding sequence ATGTCCAGGGCATTCCGATTGCATTCGCGCTACCAAATCGCCACCGCACTTTTGCTCGTGAACGCCATCGGGTGTGCCGGGTCCGGTACAATCGGAAATGGACGAGTTCACGAATCGGTTGCGTCGGGAATCGTACCCGCCGTCCCTGCGTCAGATGATCCCTTGTCACTCGTCAAACTCGCTAGCTTTGCCGACGATGCGACGGATTCAGAAGAAGAGATGGAGCTAAAAGACGCCGCATCCGTCGTGACAGAGCAGGAAGCTGACGATTCAGACTTGATACCGGTCGTCATCGCCACGACCGAGTCCTTTTCGTCCAGCGGTGAGTCGCTTGAAGATGCGTGGGCGATGGCTGTCGCTGTCGACCAGAAACTACAATCCAAAGCCAATGTAACCGGAGCGGCCGTGTACGCTCATGAGGCGGCCAAATCGGCGAGAAACCCATCGCTACGGACTTTTAATTCTTACACCGCGCTTGATCGAGAGCCAGGCATCGGTGTCAATATTCCCGGTTTGACGTCGCTCGGTTTCGGTTCACTGCCCATTGGTGAGAAAGACTTTTTCTCGTCCGCAACCTTCGCTTCGGTTCCTCTATACACCAGCGGCCGGATTCGTAGCACGATCAACGCGACTTGTGCCAATGTCCAGGCATCGCGATTCGACCAACGCTCGGAAATGCATGATCTGAAAATGGAGGTTGCCGAGGCGTATGTGAATGTCTTGAAAGCGGAAAAGTTGGTCGAGGTCGCTCGCATGAGTGTCAGTACGTTGGAAAAACATCTTGTCGATGTGAAGGATCTGTTCGAACAAGGCGTGGCTGCCAACAGCGACGTGCTGACGGTCGAAGCAAACCTCTCCGACGCTCGCGACACGTATCTGCGGGCAACCAACGCGGTGGATCTAGCCAGTGCGGCTTACAATCGGTTGGTGGGCCGGCCACTCGATCAACCGGTGGCACTTGCCGAATTGTCCAGCACGCTTCCGGTGGGATCGCAAACCAGTAGCTCGGGAACTTCGATGCATGCTGGTCCCGATGAACTGGTCGCGCTTGCCACCGCACAGCGATCGGAACTTCAATCGGTTGCGCACAAATCCAACGCGCTTCGTCATCAAGCAAAAAAGGAACTTGCGGCACTCGGTCCCCAAGTCGGTGCAGCAGGTGGGTTCAGTTTTCTTGAGAACGAGAACTTAACGCACGAGGGATTTTGGTCAGCGTCACTATTGGCGGAATGGACCGTTTTCGATGGTGGCGTCGCCAAGAACAAAGCAGCCTCCTTGCGTCAGCAAGCGTCCGCACTTGCGCGACTGAAACGCGACTTGGAAAGCCGTATTGCCCTGCAAGTTCGGCAAGCTTGGCTAAATCTGCAAAACGCCACCGAGCGAATCAACGTTGCCGAAACGTCTGTCGAACAGGCCAAGGAGAATCTCAGGGTTGCTTTGGATCGCTACCGAAAAGAGGTCGGTACCAATACGGAGGTATTGGATGCTCAAACCTTGTTGGCTCAAAGTCGCAGCACGTACTACTCCGCCACCTACGATGCCGTACTCGCGCGTGTGATGCTCGATCGAGCAACAGGTAGCCTATAA
- a CDS encoding BON domain-containing protein codes for MNALLELSRAVDETAIVLNQRSVRIKQAVSAELASTQQGALKGVTCEYEHGMLQLRGNVHSYYLKQLAQEHARRVDGVTHVINSIRVVQNEKPVRPFRANRRI; via the coding sequence ATGAATGCTCTTCTTGAACTTAGTCGTGCTGTCGATGAAACCGCTATTGTGTTGAACCAGCGATCTGTCCGTATCAAACAGGCGGTTAGCGCCGAATTGGCTAGCACACAGCAAGGGGCGTTGAAAGGTGTGACATGCGAGTACGAACATGGCATGCTCCAATTGCGAGGCAATGTCCATTCTTACTACCTGAAACAACTAGCTCAGGAACACGCTCGCCGCGTCGATGGTGTGACGCACGTCATCAATAGCATTCGCGTGGTTCAAAACGAAAAACCTGTTCGACCGTTCCGAGCAAACCGCCGGATTTGA
- a CDS encoding DUF4956 domain-containing protein, with product MPEWLTSASTDLDPDIATLAIRLATAWACGLIVAFIARLHRPAGTPDTLSLTLVLMSILIAMATQIIGDNVARAFSLVGALSIVRFRTAVPETRDVAFVLAAVVVGMAVGAGQYWVSGIGLFAVALATQLMANSNAGAETSTTSSNLWRLTLTVGLHSVGGWEAELDRMTESYQLISAETTRRGSAMELVYTYQPREGFDANQLTTSLNTLPIIESVSAKPMR from the coding sequence ATGCCTGAATGGCTGACCTCCGCTTCCACCGATTTAGATCCCGACATCGCCACGCTTGCGATCCGCTTGGCGACTGCATGGGCCTGTGGGTTGATCGTTGCTTTCATCGCTCGCCTCCATCGGCCTGCTGGAACTCCTGACACGCTTTCCTTGACGCTCGTTCTAATGAGTATTCTGATTGCCATGGCGACTCAGATTATTGGCGATAATGTCGCCCGTGCGTTCAGTCTCGTCGGTGCACTTTCAATCGTTCGCTTTCGTACCGCAGTGCCTGAGACACGCGATGTTGCCTTCGTTCTCGCGGCGGTCGTCGTCGGCATGGCTGTCGGAGCAGGTCAATATTGGGTTTCCGGTATTGGATTGTTCGCCGTCGCCTTGGCAACGCAGCTTATGGCAAACTCGAATGCCGGTGCCGAAACTTCGACCACTTCATCAAACTTGTGGCGACTAACTCTCACCGTCGGTTTGCATAGCGTCGGCGGTTGGGAAGCAGAACTGGACCGTATGACCGAGTCCTACCAACTCATCAGTGCCGAAACCACTCGGCGTGGTAGCGCGATGGAACTGGTCTATACCTATCAGCCGCGTGAAGGTTTCGACGCCAATCAACTCACCACCTCTCTCAACACGCTGCCGATCATTGAGTCCGTATCAGCTAAGCCAATGCGGTAA
- a CDS encoding polyphosphate polymerase domain-containing protein, giving the protein MTENQVQNKRIELKYLIDADLSQEIRAWAREHLGVDSHCDDAMGDSYEVNTLYLDTPELDLFYGTSKVGKAKHRIRRYGDNATLWVETKRKKSYVVNKNRTAASEEETVSRLTNLADQSPWCGDWFAARIIERRMHPTIQVHYRRFARTSTLSTNHLRLTIDSRLQTSPANGWNVASTSDRANQSQRVSATDVEILELKFQNQMPHLFKELLRTYAIAETGFSKYRTSVKCGMGFDPVTNASSMTGNQSHAMPEEPSHA; this is encoded by the coding sequence ATGACTGAAAATCAAGTACAAAACAAACGGATCGAATTGAAATATCTGATCGACGCTGATCTCTCTCAGGAAATTCGTGCCTGGGCACGCGAACACCTGGGCGTCGACTCGCATTGCGACGACGCGATGGGTGATAGCTACGAAGTCAACACCCTGTATCTCGATACGCCGGAACTTGATCTATTTTACGGAACGAGCAAAGTCGGTAAGGCCAAGCATCGCATTCGCCGATACGGGGACAACGCGACGTTGTGGGTCGAAACAAAACGCAAGAAATCGTATGTCGTCAACAAGAATCGAACCGCGGCGAGCGAAGAGGAAACGGTGTCCCGCTTAACGAATTTGGCGGATCAATCCCCATGGTGCGGCGATTGGTTCGCTGCGCGCATCATCGAGCGGCGGATGCATCCTACCATACAAGTTCACTATCGCCGCTTTGCGAGAACCTCCACCCTCTCCACCAATCATTTGCGGCTGACGATCGACAGTCGTCTGCAAACGAGTCCTGCCAATGGATGGAACGTTGCTTCGACATCGGACCGTGCCAATCAATCCCAGCGGGTCAGCGCAACCGACGTCGAGATCCTAGAACTGAAATTCCAAAACCAGATGCCGCACTTGTTTAAAGAACTGCTGCGGACCTATGCGATCGCAGAGACGGGCTTTTCAAAGTATCGTACGTCCGTCAAGTGTGGGATGGGCTTCGATCCAGTGACCAATGCATCCTCAATGACAGGAAATCAATCCCACGCGATGCCCGAGGAACCAAGCCATGCCTGA
- a CDS encoding mannitol dehydrogenase family protein, whose amino-acid sequence MNSPMKLNQENLSQLPRDIMRPTYDRRQLTAGIVHVGVGGFHRSHEAFYTDELLQSSDASRWGICGVGLRAADRRMASILKEQDYLYSVIVKHPDGHRETRVIGSIVDYLMGCDDPAAVIDRMADAKTKIVSLTITEGGYNVDPDTGDFDRSNPDALHDVENPSNPKLVFGYLTAALKKRRQAGLPAFTVQSCDNILHNGDLTKQMLLSFARMQDSELADWIESEVCFPNAMVDRITPVTTDADIEYLQSEFKLVDNWPVACEPFRQWVVEDRFSNGRPKWQDVGVQFVADVTPYEKMKLRLLNAGHSVLGILGAIHGYQTIDECMRDDLFVTYLRQFFDHEVTPVLDPVPGIDLNEYKRTLVERFGNPSIGDQLSRICLESSSKLPVFLIPTIRENLSRGAGLEHAALVIAAWCYYSDKHADRHGNALEVTDGLKNDLQKAAKATSEDVLSFVKFKPVFGELATDERFTAIYAKMIDRLYRNPDVSEQMREIIDL is encoded by the coding sequence ATGAACTCCCCAATGAAACTCAATCAAGAGAATCTCTCCCAACTCCCCCGCGACATCATGCGGCCGACTTACGACCGCCGTCAATTGACCGCCGGAATCGTTCACGTCGGGGTAGGCGGCTTCCATCGCTCTCACGAAGCGTTCTATACCGACGAGTTGCTCCAATCGAGCGATGCTTCTCGTTGGGGTATCTGCGGCGTCGGACTACGAGCGGCCGACCGTAGGATGGCATCGATTTTGAAGGAGCAAGATTATCTTTATAGCGTGATTGTCAAGCATCCCGATGGGCATCGGGAAACCCGCGTGATCGGTTCCATCGTCGATTATCTAATGGGCTGTGACGATCCCGCTGCAGTCATCGACCGAATGGCCGATGCGAAAACGAAAATCGTCTCGCTGACAATTACCGAAGGCGGTTACAATGTCGACCCCGATACAGGCGACTTCGACCGTTCCAATCCCGATGCCCTGCACGATGTCGAAAATCCGTCCAACCCAAAACTTGTATTCGGATACTTGACTGCTGCACTAAAGAAGCGTCGGCAAGCTGGATTGCCAGCTTTCACTGTCCAATCATGTGACAATATTCTGCATAACGGTGACCTGACGAAACAGATGCTGCTCAGTTTTGCAAGAATGCAAGACTCGGAACTCGCCGATTGGATCGAAAGCGAAGTCTGCTTTCCCAATGCGATGGTCGACCGCATCACTCCAGTCACCACCGACGCCGACATCGAGTATTTGCAAAGTGAGTTCAAACTCGTCGACAACTGGCCGGTCGCGTGCGAACCGTTTCGCCAATGGGTCGTCGAGGATCGCTTCTCGAACGGAAGGCCCAAGTGGCAAGACGTCGGGGTACAGTTCGTTGCCGACGTGACTCCTTATGAAAAGATGAAGTTGCGACTGCTGAACGCAGGCCATTCGGTCCTCGGCATCCTTGGGGCGATCCACGGCTACCAAACGATTGACGAGTGTATGCGGGACGATCTATTCGTTACCTATCTGCGTCAATTCTTTGATCATGAAGTGACTCCGGTGCTCGATCCAGTACCTGGCATCGACTTGAATGAGTACAAACGGACACTCGTCGAGCGATTTGGCAACCCCAGTATCGGGGACCAACTGTCAAGAATTTGCTTGGAAAGCTCTAGCAAGTTGCCTGTGTTTCTGATTCCAACCATCCGCGAGAATTTGTCGCGAGGGGCAGGCCTGGAGCATGCGGCGTTGGTGATCGCAGCGTGGTGCTACTACAGCGACAAACACGCCGACCGTCACGGCAATGCACTCGAAGTCACGGACGGCCTGAAGAACGATTTGCAAAAGGCGGCGAAGGCAACCAGCGAGGATGTTTTGTCATTTGTCAAGTTCAAGCCGGTCTTCGGTGAACTCGCCACGGATGAACGGTTCACTGCGATCTACGCCAAGATGATCGACCGCCTATACCGCAATCCTGACGTCAGCGAACAGATGCGAGAAATCATCGATCTCTAG
- a CDS encoding purine-cytosine permease family protein, with amino-acid sequence MSNSIDTNTIAKIDSEQLPIPTHKLHGWTHFAGLYAGEHVAATEFVIGATFVALGATTTDILVGLLIGNILAILSWTLITTPIAIQTRLSLYTYLHKIAGDSMSDLYNAANVLIFTVISAAMITVSCTAVRLLFNIPAQLQWYPTDSLFVLVVLGVGMIVVLVAMYGFNAVAEFSGLCGPWLIVMFISGALALFPALANAVIGQTQLESFSDFITIGDRSIWTGVNSAGEPGIGLIEVIGFAWAANTITHFGLIDMALLRYAKKTVYGLCTSAGMLFGHYIAWIAAGIMGAGTAVLLQSTIVELDPGDVAYRALGLSGYVIVIVAGWTTANANLYRAGLAAQAIFHRHSRRQVTFAVGVATVVIACFPFVYKQILPLLTYAGLLVVPVGGIVFAEHFVFPRIGLTRYWVKYRGLRRSTPAIASWAAGLVFGFGLNYLQVMSFFYLFLPTWLFTIVLYSFMASRFGASERYPDEEAAEVERNLDIKEFQSQQALSEGDPIHDDSLMSKGLHGIAWMALSVTLILALIVMFASGDMVSYQRNVSVFYTWSFLCTILYFATSYWALQRTKKLNKAHP; translated from the coding sequence ATGTCAAATTCTATCGACACGAACACGATCGCCAAAATCGATTCGGAACAGTTGCCCATTCCCACACACAAACTGCACGGCTGGACGCATTTTGCCGGGTTGTATGCGGGCGAACATGTGGCTGCGACAGAGTTTGTGATTGGTGCAACTTTTGTTGCGTTGGGGGCAACGACGACGGACATTTTGGTGGGGTTGCTGATCGGGAATATTCTGGCAATCCTGAGCTGGACGCTGATCACCACGCCGATTGCCATCCAAACGCGGCTGAGTCTCTACACGTATTTGCACAAGATTGCGGGGGACTCGATGAGCGATCTTTACAACGCGGCCAACGTGCTGATCTTTACCGTGATCTCCGCCGCAATGATTACCGTTTCTTGTACGGCCGTACGCTTGCTGTTCAACATTCCCGCTCAATTGCAGTGGTATCCCACCGATAGTCTGTTTGTATTGGTCGTTCTCGGCGTCGGCATGATCGTCGTACTGGTGGCGATGTATGGCTTCAATGCCGTGGCCGAGTTCTCGGGGCTGTGTGGACCTTGGCTGATTGTCATGTTTATCAGTGGGGCACTCGCTCTGTTCCCTGCCCTTGCTAATGCAGTCATCGGGCAGACACAGCTCGAAAGTTTCTCCGACTTCATTACGATCGGCGACCGATCCATTTGGACCGGAGTCAACAGCGCGGGCGAACCTGGGATCGGGCTAATCGAAGTGATCGGTTTCGCTTGGGCGGCCAATACGATCACACACTTTGGTTTGATCGACATGGCACTGCTACGCTATGCCAAGAAAACGGTCTACGGACTTTGCACCAGTGCGGGGATGCTGTTCGGCCATTACATCGCGTGGATCGCGGCAGGCATCATGGGAGCGGGGACGGCGGTATTGCTCCAATCCACCATCGTCGAACTCGATCCCGGCGATGTCGCCTATCGAGCGTTAGGATTGTCGGGATACGTGATCGTGATCGTTGCCGGATGGACGACGGCCAATGCGAACTTGTACCGAGCCGGATTGGCCGCTCAAGCCATCTTTCATCGTCATTCGCGAAGGCAAGTCACGTTTGCGGTCGGCGTTGCGACGGTCGTGATCGCCTGCTTCCCCTTCGTTTATAAACAAATCTTGCCGCTGTTGACCTATGCTGGGCTATTGGTCGTTCCCGTCGGCGGAATTGTCTTTGCAGAACACTTCGTCTTTCCACGCATCGGGCTGACTCGATACTGGGTAAAGTATCGTGGCTTAAGGCGAAGCACCCCCGCAATCGCATCGTGGGCCGCTGGCTTGGTCTTCGGGTTTGGACTGAACTACTTGCAAGTCATGTCGTTTTTCTACCTCTTTCTTCCGACCTGGCTATTCACGATCGTCCTCTACTCATTTATGGCCAGCCGATTCGGCGCGTCGGAACGCTATCCGGATGAAGAAGCCGCCGAGGTCGAGAGGAACCTCGACATCAAGGAATTCCAATCGCAACAAGCCCTCTCGGAAGGAGATCCCATTCATGACGATTCGCTGATGTCGAAGGGGTTGCACGGCATTGCTTGGATGGCTTTGTCAGTAACCTTGATCTTAGCCTTGATCGTGATGTTCGCCAGTGGCGATATGGTTTCGTACCAGCGCAATGTCAGCGTCTTCTACACTTGGAGCTTCCTCTGCACGATCCTCTATTTCGCTACCTCTTACTGGGCATTGCAACGCACGAAAAAACTCAATAAGGCACATCCATGA
- a CDS encoding GxxExxY protein: MTDALQASSLRNSASLRALRLQSTLVENEFSKDMKMDIAGRLARIEKDLTKIKCILIGRAYSVAETENEVYRDLGPGLLEWVHEDAMCYKLSQAGVAFSEWSTDWQSKNGPP; the protein is encoded by the coding sequence ATGACTGATGCGCTACAAGCATCCTCTCTGCGAAACTCTGCGTCTTTGCGTGCTCTGCGTTTACAGAGTACACTCGTAGAAAACGAATTCTCTAAGGACATGAAAATGGACATTGCTGGCCGACTTGCGAGAATTGAAAAGGATCTCACTAAAATCAAATGCATTTTGATTGGACGAGCCTACTCGGTTGCCGAGACCGAGAATGAAGTCTACCGAGACCTTGGCCCTGGGTTGCTTGAGTGGGTGCATGAAGACGCCATGTGTTATAAACTCAGCCAAGCGGGGGTGGCGTTCAGCGAATGGTCAACGGATTGGCAGAGTAAGAACGGACCACCATGA
- a CDS encoding prenyltransferase/squalene oxidase repeat-containing protein: MLSSQPADFGPPSAPPLASLRELSLPMHTRRRSAVGEAFGRGRGKKSRTEGIVPSSISPIEHSTRLFTLKQRLEETPPWLISTILHLLLLLTLALISTSSGEIGNILLTIRQAGDQATSELVEFTIAPSELDELPTEDPWGTDSWETDPWETEVNVDIEPLEAVKALDLVSVSVTSEFVVAPFASPSAKKLPSTNAASMFRGRTGAMKQRLLKAAGGTQATEDAVSLGLEWLKRQQLQDGRWSLMGPYTDGAQSENNVSATAMAMLAFMGAGSTHRSGQYKKELWQSVRWLVKQQDRQGFMAAQAGDHEKMYAQAQAMIALCELYAMTGDSWIRPYAQASCDFACRAQSPEGGWRYRPRFDSDTSVTGWFVMGLKSGEAAGLKVDRYIWPKVAKYLDSVSAKPENDYYSAVGYSYKVGDVATPSMTAEGLLCRQYMGLPRNTLGMRQGLGALADNHPIDYREPNVYYWYYATQSLHHFGGPLWTKWNDKLKVELPAKQEMRGRERGSWSPQHDAWGRHAGRLYTTCFSLYCLEVYYRHMPLYDPNEET; encoded by the coding sequence ATGCTCTCTTCTCAACCCGCCGACTTCGGTCCACCGTCAGCCCCCCCGTTGGCCTCGCTGCGAGAGTTGTCGTTGCCGATGCATACGAGAAGGCGTTCAGCGGTTGGCGAAGCATTCGGTCGTGGACGAGGTAAGAAGTCCCGAACGGAAGGAATCGTTCCATCGTCCATTTCGCCCATTGAGCATTCAACGCGTCTTTTCACCCTCAAACAACGACTTGAAGAAACTCCACCGTGGTTGATTAGTACGATCCTCCATTTGCTCCTTTTGTTGACGCTTGCATTGATTTCGACTTCGTCGGGTGAGATCGGAAATATCCTGCTGACGATTCGTCAAGCGGGAGACCAAGCGACCAGCGAATTGGTAGAGTTCACGATTGCCCCCTCCGAACTCGACGAGCTCCCAACCGAAGATCCTTGGGGCACGGATTCTTGGGAGACGGATCCTTGGGAGACAGAAGTGAACGTCGATATCGAACCGCTGGAAGCTGTGAAAGCCTTGGACCTTGTTTCGGTATCGGTGACTTCCGAATTCGTCGTCGCACCATTTGCGTCACCTTCGGCCAAGAAATTACCGTCGACGAACGCCGCTTCAATGTTTCGTGGTCGCACAGGAGCGATGAAGCAAAGGCTGCTAAAGGCAGCTGGTGGCACGCAGGCAACCGAAGATGCGGTGTCACTTGGATTGGAATGGCTAAAGCGTCAACAACTCCAAGACGGAAGATGGAGTTTGATGGGGCCCTATACCGACGGTGCCCAGAGTGAGAACAATGTCAGTGCGACGGCAATGGCGATGCTTGCGTTTATGGGCGCCGGTAGTACGCATCGCAGTGGACAGTACAAGAAGGAACTATGGCAATCGGTGCGTTGGTTGGTGAAGCAGCAGGACCGTCAAGGATTCATGGCGGCTCAAGCTGGAGACCACGAAAAGATGTACGCACAGGCTCAGGCGATGATTGCACTCTGTGAGCTCTATGCGATGACGGGCGACTCTTGGATTCGACCCTACGCACAAGCGTCCTGTGATTTTGCCTGTCGTGCCCAGTCGCCTGAAGGCGGCTGGCGTTATCGCCCCCGTTTTGACAGTGACACGTCGGTCACGGGCTGGTTTGTGATGGGACTCAAAAGTGGTGAAGCAGCAGGCCTGAAAGTCGATCGGTACATTTGGCCCAAAGTGGCAAAGTATCTCGACAGCGTCAGTGCGAAGCCTGAGAACGATTACTACTCTGCCGTGGGCTACTCTTACAAAGTCGGCGATGTTGCTACGCCGTCGATGACCGCCGAAGGATTGCTATGCCGTCAATACATGGGACTGCCCCGCAACACGCTCGGTATGAGACAGGGTTTGGGCGCACTCGCTGACAATCACCCCATCGATTATCGCGAACCGAATGTCTACTACTGGTACTACGCCACTCAGTCGCTGCATCATTTCGGTGGACCATTGTGGACGAAGTGGAATGACAAGTTGAAGGTTGAGCTGCCGGCTAAACAAGAGATGCGTGGGCGCGAGCGAGGCAGTTGGTCACCGCAGCATGACGCTTGGGGGCGTCATGCTGGCCGCCTCTACACAACCTGCTTCTCGTTGTACTGTCTGGAGGTGTATTACCGTCACATGCCATTGTACGATCCAAACGAGGAGACGTAA
- a CDS encoding DUF1559 domain-containing protein codes for MKTLEKKKNKNKRPIQLPFGFTLVELLVVIAIIGILVGLLLPAVQAAREAARRMSCSNNMKQVGLGLQMYHDVYRELPAGWRGFEEDQETPHWFGVPGWSWSAAILPFLEQAAVQDNLIHFEYPISDPINDDARVAMIATYRCPSDIGDKTFPLNDGGPSVVTGISFPIEMATGNYIGMFGTEEFHLACNPSLPTCNGCEGNGTFFLNRQCRFADLLDGLSNTLVVGERNSLYAPSTWVGVVSGGEHGVARVAGVSSYPPNSKQTPTQYFHNFSSLHPGGTHFLRADGSVRMITEFIDEEVFHAISTRAGHEVFIEP; via the coding sequence ATGAAAACACTCGAAAAGAAAAAGAATAAAAACAAGCGTCCGATCCAACTTCCATTCGGCTTTACTTTAGTTGAGCTATTGGTGGTAATCGCGATTATCGGCATCCTTGTCGGACTATTGCTGCCTGCCGTTCAGGCAGCACGCGAGGCAGCGCGTCGCATGTCGTGTTCCAATAACATGAAGCAAGTTGGCCTTGGCCTGCAAATGTATCACGACGTTTATCGGGAATTGCCTGCCGGATGGCGAGGTTTTGAAGAGGACCAAGAAACGCCCCACTGGTTCGGCGTCCCAGGCTGGTCTTGGAGTGCGGCGATTTTGCCATTCCTCGAACAAGCTGCCGTCCAAGACAACTTGATTCACTTCGAATATCCGATCTCGGACCCGATCAATGACGATGCACGAGTCGCGATGATCGCAACGTATCGTTGTCCATCGGACATTGGCGACAAAACGTTTCCATTGAATGATGGTGGACCGTCGGTCGTGACCGGTATTTCCTTTCCGATCGAAATGGCGACCGGCAACTACATCGGCATGTTCGGCACCGAGGAGTTTCACTTGGCTTGCAATCCCAGCCTGCCGACATGCAATGGCTGCGAGGGCAACGGTACGTTCTTTCTAAATCGGCAATGTCGATTCGCCGATCTTTTGGACGGGTTGAGTAACACGTTAGTCGTTGGCGAGCGAAACTCGTTGTACGCTCCATCCACCTGGGTGGGCGTTGTTAGTGGTGGAGAGCATGGGGTTGCCCGAGTCGCGGGAGTCAGCAGCTATCCGCCGAACTCGAAACAAACGCCAACACAGTATTTCCATAATTTCAGCAGTCTCCATCCCGGTGGAACTCATTTTCTCAGGGCCGACGGTAGCGTCCGAATGATTACGGAATTCATTGACGAAGAGGTGTTCCACGCGATCAGCACCCGAGCAGGGCATGAGGTGTTTATCGAACCGTGA